A region from the Planktothrix sp. FACHB-1365 genome encodes:
- a CDS encoding SDR family oxidoreductase: MTSTVLITGASQGTGKATALLFAQKGYNVILAAREPERLEAVAEEVLSLGVSTLAIPTDVTDIDQVRYLVEKALDYYETLDVLVNNAGICLTASVEHTTLEDWHLLMNTNFFGYVNLIHALLPHFLAQKQGTIVNVGSFGGKIPFPQMAAYCASKYAVVGLTESLRLEVQKKGIQVCAVHPGIINSNFMERAQFRGENELEIEQLRQRLDSALASTWVSQPEDIAQAIWNAVEKKQSEVIVGPAVLATETYRLFPGLMEWVLNQSSVMSP, translated from the coding sequence ATGACATCAACCGTTTTAATTACAGGCGCGTCTCAAGGAACTGGTAAAGCAACCGCTTTATTATTTGCACAGAAGGGCTACAATGTGATTTTAGCAGCACGGGAACCCGAACGTTTAGAAGCTGTTGCGGAGGAAGTTTTATCATTAGGGGTTTCAACCTTAGCGATTCCTACGGATGTCACCGATATTGATCAGGTTCGCTATTTAGTCGAAAAAGCTTTAGATTATTATGAAACCCTTGATGTTTTAGTAAATAATGCTGGGATTTGTTTGACCGCATCCGTTGAACATACAACTTTAGAAGATTGGCATTTATTAATGAATACTAATTTCTTTGGTTATGTCAATTTAATTCATGCTTTATTACCCCATTTTTTAGCTCAAAAACAGGGAACTATTGTGAATGTAGGTTCCTTTGGAGGGAAAATTCCTTTTCCGCAAATGGCTGCCTATTGTGCGAGTAAATATGCTGTGGTTGGATTAACGGAATCCTTGAGATTAGAAGTACAGAAAAAGGGGATTCAGGTTTGTGCCGTTCATCCGGGTATTATTAATAGTAATTTTATGGAACGAGCGCAATTTCGAGGGGAAAATGAGTTAGAAATTGAACAATTGCGTCAACGTTTGGACTCTGCTTTAGCGTCTACCTGGGTGAGTCAACCGGAAGATATTGCTCAAGCCATTTGGAATGCGGTTGAGAAAAAACAAAGTGAAGTGATCGTTGGCCCTGCTGTATTAGCGACAGAAACCTATCGATTATTCCCTGGATTAATGGAGTGGGTTTTGAATCAATCAAGCGTTATGAGCCCTTAA
- a CDS encoding DMT family transporter: MAISVGSILVRLALNAADQSGIGFSLVMAAIRLTGAALIVLPTALKVQWRSLSFQAFSYAVAAGCCLAFHFATWITSLSYTSIAASTTLVTTTPIWVAILSKFWLKEKLSSLKILGIAIAFLGGIMIGLSETQGGDFYSNPLLGNSLALIGAWAVSFYLMFGREAQQRGFSVGGYVIVAYTVASMILLPLPLMLGVGYTDYPATVYLYLLLMAIVPQLIGHTSFNWAINQISPTLVTLAILLEPIGASFLGYLFFNEVPPLTVLIGGIIVLTGVAIAVINSELKSGI; encoded by the coding sequence ATGGCGATTTCAGTCGGTTCGATTTTAGTGCGGCTTGCTTTAAATGCTGCGGATCAAAGTGGTATTGGTTTTAGTTTAGTGATGGCAGCGATTCGCTTAACGGGAGCAGCTTTAATTGTATTACCAACCGCCTTAAAAGTTCAATGGCGATCGCTTTCTTTCCAAGCTTTTAGTTATGCAGTCGCAGCCGGATGTTGTTTAGCGTTCCATTTCGCCACCTGGATTACCTCTTTATCCTATACTTCCATTGCGGCTTCTACAACTTTAGTGACCACGACTCCAATTTGGGTGGCAATTTTATCCAAATTTTGGTTAAAAGAAAAACTCTCTTCCCTAAAAATTTTAGGAATTGCAATTGCATTTTTAGGGGGAATTATGATTGGCTTGAGTGAGACTCAAGGAGGAGATTTTTATTCTAATCCTTTACTGGGGAATAGTTTAGCATTAATTGGAGCTTGGGCAGTCAGTTTTTATTTAATGTTTGGGCGAGAAGCTCAACAACGGGGATTTTCCGTTGGGGGTTATGTCATCGTTGCTTATACTGTTGCATCAATGATTTTATTACCCTTACCGTTGATGTTGGGTGTGGGTTATACCGATTATCCCGCTACGGTTTATTTATATCTTTTATTAATGGCAATTGTGCCTCAATTAATCGGTCATACCAGTTTTAATTGGGCGATTAATCAAATCTCTCCTACTTTAGTTACTTTAGCCATTTTATTAGAACCCATTGGCGCTAGTTTTTTAGGTTATTTATTCTTCAATGAAGTTCCTCCCTTAACCGTATTAATCGGGGGAATAATTGTTTTAACAGGAGTTGCGATCGCGGTGATTAATTCTGAGTTAAAATCAGGAATATAG
- a CDS encoding pentapeptide repeat-containing protein, protein MKYKYWGILALFAPVVFVAPTVAQFNTTDPAVFLSGQARSCQGCNLQGADLSNQSRVNSQLRQANLSNANLSGGNFRGAFFTCANLSNTNLKNTNFSFANFVDANLSGADLSGADLSKTDLSGVIIDAQTNLNGVNLTGAKLWDAKTIYQPGMDLSTIPRDYTIESQRVKCNNRR, encoded by the coding sequence ATGAAATATAAATATTGGGGAATTTTGGCTTTATTTGCTCCTGTTGTTTTTGTCGCACCAACGGTGGCTCAATTTAACACAACAGATCCGGCGGTTTTCTTAAGCGGTCAAGCTCGTTCTTGTCAAGGATGTAATTTACAAGGGGCAGATTTAAGTAATCAAAGCCGCGTGAATTCTCAATTACGACAAGCAAATCTAAGTAATGCTAACCTCAGTGGTGGTAATTTCCGAGGCGCATTTTTTACCTGTGCTAACCTATCGAATACCAATTTAAAGAATACTAATTTTTCCTTTGCTAATTTTGTTGATGCTAACTTAAGTGGAGCAGATTTAAGTGGAGCAGATTTAAGTAAAACTGACTTAAGTGGGGTCATTATTGATGCTCAAACAAATTTAAACGGAGTTAACTTAACGGGAGCTAAATTATGGGATGCAAAAACAATTTATCAACCGGGAATGGATTTAAGTACAATTCCACGAGATTACACAATAGAAAGCCAACGAGTCAAATGTAATAACAGAAGATAA
- a CDS encoding ABC transporter permease, which translates to MALIKPSDPIAKTTQPRSLIQTAWRQFKRDKIAVLGTLILLFIILAVIIGPWIYKIRPTEIDFVSSLSPPSWKHLLGTNDLGQDQLARLLIGGRVSLTVGVAAMIVAILLGILVGAIAGFYGGILDSILMRLTDLFLSLPQLPVLLLVIYLFREPLKQIAGPEVGIFLLIIMVVGALNWMSVARLVRASFLTTKERDFITAAKAIGASSNRLIWVHILPNVLSPVIVAATLSVGTAIITESTLSFLGLGFPPDVPTWGRMLYDAQNYLETAPYLALFPGLAIFLTVLSINAVGDGLRDALDPQSH; encoded by the coding sequence ATGGCTTTAATTAAACCGTCTGACCCCATCGCTAAAACCACCCAACCTAGAAGCCTAATTCAGACTGCTTGGCGACAATTTAAACGCGATAAAATAGCTGTTTTAGGAACACTAATTTTGCTGTTCATTATTTTAGCTGTAATCATTGGCCCTTGGATTTATAAAATTCGTCCGACAGAAATTGATTTTGTCAGTTCCCTTTCTCCGCCCAGTTGGAAACATTTATTAGGAACTAATGATTTAGGACAGGATCAATTAGCTCGTTTATTAATCGGAGGAAGAGTTTCCTTAACCGTTGGTGTAGCTGCCATGATAGTAGCAATTTTATTAGGAATATTAGTCGGGGCGATCGCTGGATTTTATGGGGGAATTTTGGATAGTATACTAATGCGATTAACCGATTTATTTCTTTCTTTGCCACAATTACCAGTATTATTATTAGTCATTTATCTATTTCGAGAACCTCTGAAACAAATTGCGGGGCCAGAAGTGGGTATTTTCCTATTAATTATTATGGTTGTGGGGGCGTTAAATTGGATGTCGGTGGCGCGATTAGTTCGGGCTAGTTTTCTCACCACAAAAGAACGCGATTTTATTACGGCTGCTAAAGCGATCGGTGCATCTTCTAATCGATTAATTTGGGTGCATATTCTTCCTAATGTTTTGAGTCCTGTAATTGTCGCAGCGACTTTATCAGTGGGAACTGCGATTATTACAGAATCCACCTTAAGTTTTTTAGGATTAGGATTTCCCCCCGATGTTCCCACCTGGGGAAGAATGCTTTATGATGCTCAAAATTATTTAGAAACTGCCCCTTATTTAGCTTTATTTCCAGGGTTAGCGATTTTTTTAACAGTTTTGAGTATCAATGCAGTGGGGGATGGTTTAAGGGATGCTTTAGATCCGCAATCCCATTAA